In Carya illinoinensis cultivar Pawnee chromosome 6, C.illinoinensisPawnee_v1, whole genome shotgun sequence, a single genomic region encodes these proteins:
- the LOC122314496 gene encoding delta(24)-sterol reductase: MSDLKAPLRPKRKKIWVDYFVQFRWIIVIFVVLPISFTLYFLTYLGDVKSEMKSFKQRQKEHDENVKKVVKRLKQRNASTDGLVCTARKPWIAVGMRNVDYKRARHFEVDLSAFRNILEIDKDRMIARVEPLVNMGQISRVAVPMNLALAVIAELDDLTVGGLINGYGIEGSSHIYGLFSDTVVAYEIVLADGRVVRATKDNEYSDLFYAIPWSQGTLGLLVSAEIKLIPIKEYMRLTYKPVVGNLKEVAQAYIDSFAPRDGDQDNPEKVPDFVETMIYSPTEAVCMTGRYASNEEAKKKGNVINRVGWWFKPWFYQHAQMALKRGEFVEYIPTRDYYHRHTRCLYWEGKLILPFADQFWFRFLFGWLMPPKVSLLKATQGEAIRNYYHEMHVIQDMLVPLYKVGDALEWVHQEMEVYPIWLCPHRMYKLPIKTMVYPEPGFELHRRQGDTQYAQMYTDVGVYYSPGPVLRGEVFDGAGAVRQMENWLIENHGFQPQYAVSELTEKNFWRMFDAGLYEHCRVKYGAVGTFMSVYYKSKKGRKTEKEVQEAEKAQLETAYAEVDEPVD; encoded by the exons ATGTCTGATCTCAAGGCCCCCCTGCGtccaaagaggaagaagatctgGGTGGACTATTTTGTTCAATTCCGATGGATTATTGTTATTTTCGTTGTTCTCCCCATCTCCTTCACCCTTTACTTCCTCACATATCTTGGGGATGTTAAATCTGAGATGAAGTCTTTCAAGCAGCGTCAGAAGGAGCATGATGAAAATGTCAAGAAGGTTGTAAAACGACTCAAACAGAGGAATGCCTCAACGGATGGTCTTGTCTGCACAGCAAGGAAACCATGGATTGCTGTTGGAATGCGCAATGTTGACTATAAGCGCGCTAGGCATTTTGAGGTTGATTTATCTGCCTTTCGCAATATCCTTGAAATTGACAAAGATAGAATGATTGCTAGAGTTGAGCCCCTAGTCAACATGGGGCAAATCTCCAGGGTTGCAGTCCCAATGAACCTGGCCCTTGCAGTGATTGCCGAACTTGATGACCTTACTGTTGGTGGCCTCATTAACGGCTATGGTATTGAAGGAAGCTCTCACATCTATGGCCTGTTTTCTGATACTGTTGTGGCCTATGAGATTGTTCTGGCTGATGGCCGTGTTGTCAGAGCTACGAAGGACAACGAGTACTCCGATCTTTTCTATGCCATTCCATGGTCTCAGGGAACACTGGGGCTTCTTGTCTCTGCTGAGATCAAGCTTATACCTATTAAGGAATACATGAGGCTTACATACAAGCCTGTTGTGGGTAATCTAAAGGAAGTTGCACAGGCATATATAGATTCCTTTGCTCCCAGAGATGGAGACCAGGATAATCCCGAGAAGGTTCCAGATTTTGTTGAGACCATGATTTATTCTCCGACTGAAGCTGTATGCATGACTGGTAGGTATGCATCAAATGAAGAGGCCAAGAAGAAGGGAAATGTGATCAACCGTGTTGGGTGGTGGTTCAAACCATGGTTTTACCAGCATGCACAGATGGCTCTAAAGAGAGGGGAGTTTGTGGAGTACATTCCAACCAGGGATTATTACCATAGGCACACTAGATGTCTGTACTGGGAGGGAAAGCTTATCCTTCCATTTGCAGATCAATTTTGGTTTAGGTTTCTCTTTGGCTGGTTAATGCCTCCGAAGGTTTCTTTGCTCAAAGCTACTCAAGGTGAAGCAATCAGGAACTATTACCATGAGATGCATGTAATTCAGGACATGCTTGTTCCCCTTTACAAGGTCGGGGATGCTCTAGAGTGGGTACACCAAGAGATGGAG GTATACCCCATTTGGCTCTGCCCACACAGAATGTACAAGCTCCCTATCAAAACTATGGTTTATCCTGAACCAGGCTTTGAGCTACATCGTAGACAGGGAGACACACAGTATGCTCAGATGTACACTGATGTTGGGGTCTACTATTCACCAGGCCCTGTCTTGAGGGGCGAGGTTTTTGATGGTGCGGGGGCTGTCCGTCAAATGGAGAATTGGCTGATCGAAAATCATGGTTTCCAGCCACAGTATGCAGTATCTGAGCTGACTGAGAAAAACTTCTGGAGGATGTTTGATGCTGGGCTCTATGAGCACTGCAGGGTGAAGTATGGAGCTGTGGGGACCTTTATGAGTGTGTACTACAAGTCCAAGAAGGGGAGGAAGACGGAAAAGGAGGTTCAGGAAGCCGAGAAAGCTCAGCTAGAGACTGCTTATGCTGAGGTTGATGAACCAGTGGACTGA